One genomic window of Candidatus Kuenenia stuttgartiensis includes the following:
- a CDS encoding helix-turn-helix domain-containing protein has product MKSKDEKWALFWCNLLHPVIFGEIEKEQTNLFLKKLCLQEVVFPNGKRKRPTISTLRRKLNRYRKDGFQSLARKARSDRGASRRFSPEIIDKAVELKKEQPRRSDDCLNRFLEKYYGKTIPKSTLYRHLRLAGATRLKLGVSQQKVRIRS; this is encoded by the coding sequence ATGAAATCGAAAGACGAAAAATGGGCTTTATTCTGGTGCAATCTTCTGCATCCTGTCATCTTCGGTGAGATTGAGAAGGAGCAGACCAACCTTTTTCTGAAAAAACTCTGCCTTCAGGAGGTCGTATTCCCCAACGGAAAGCGGAAAAGACCCACTATCTCTACCCTCAGGAGAAAACTCAACCGCTACCGCAAAGATGGATTTCAATCTCTTGCAAGAAAGGCGAGGAGCGACCGTGGCGCATCCAGAAGGTTTTCTCCTGAAATTATCGACAAAGCCGTTGAACTCAAAAAAGAACAACCACGCCGCAGCGACGATTGCCTCAACCGCTTTCTTGAGAAATACTATGGGAAAACGATCCCCAAATCCACCCTCTACCGCCATCTCAGACTCGCAGGGGCGACCCGGCTCAAACTCGGCGTCTCACAGCAAAAGGTGCGTATACGCTCTTAG